The DNA region CGTCGAGCCCTTCGAAGCTCCGTCGCCGCTCAGTGCTCGTCCCGGGCGCTGGGTAGGCCGGGAACATTCGGGCCAGTTGCAGGAAGCCGGCATCGGCTTTCTGTTTGCCGATGAAGTCCTGCGCGCTGTGCTGGAACGCAGCTTGCGCCGCTATGCAGCGGACTTTCTGGGCATTCAGGAAACCCGCGTGATGCTGGAGCAGCTTGAGGGCAAGTACGGCGAACTGGTCAAGGAGGCATTGCGCATCCTGCCCCTGCAGCGTGTTGCAGAAGTATTGCGCTTGCTGGTGGCCGAAGGTGTCTCGATACGCAATCGCCGCGGGCTGCTGGAGTCGATGGTGGAGTGGGGCGGCCGTGAAGCCGACGCCGGGCGTCTGACTGAACACTTGCGGGCCGGGCTCGCACGCCAGATCAGCCATCAGTACGCCGACCGCAACCGGGTGATCAGCGCCTTCGTGCTGGCCCCTGCGCTTGAGGAACAACTGCGTACCGCCCTGGGCCGTCAGGAACGGAACCGTGATGCGCTGCCCGATGACCTCGGCCGGACTGTACTGGGGCAGTTGCGGCGTTTGTGCAATGTGCTGCCGGACGATGATTCGACGGTGCTGCTGGTCCACCCGGAACTGCGTCGCGGCCTGCGCCGCGTCATCCTGCGCGGCGAGTTGCAACTGCCGGTTCTGTCCTATCGCGAGCTGGCCAGCGAATACAACCTTCAAGCGGTCGGCACTGTCAGCCTGACCGATATCACTGCGCGCCCGGCCTCGAAAACCGGTGCGGTCACTTCTTTGGCGACTGCCTCATGACCTGTTCAGTTAACGTGATTCGTCTGATTTTCCTTGCGCTGGGCGCTTTACTCATCGGCAGCGGTGCGAGTGCCGAGCAGATCGCCAAAGGGGCCAAGGGCACTGTCGATCTGGCGATTGGCGAGGGCCGGGTGCTGCATTTTTCGGCACCTGTGGATTCGGTGATGGTGGCCGAACCGGGGATTGCCGATCTGCAGGTGGTGTCGCCCGGGGTGATCTACGTGTTCGGCAAGACTGCCGGACAGACCAGCCTGATTGCACTGGACAGCGAGGGGCGCGAGACCGCCACTTTGAGCCTCGCAGTCAGCAGCGGCACCGCTGCGGTGACGCGCCCGCTCAAGGCGCTGCATCCGCAGAGCCAGGCAAAGATCAACGCCAGCGGCAGCCGGGTGATCGCCAGCGGTTCAGTGCAGGACGTCGGCGAAGCGACCGACCTGAATGCCTTGCTGAGCACCGAGGGCCAGAACTTCCAGTCGACGGTCAACAGCGCCACCTACGCAGGCTCGGCGCAGGTCAATATCCGCGTGCGCTTTGCCGAAGTGTCGCGTTCCGAGTTGCTGCGCTACGGCGTGAACTGGAACGCACTGTTCAACAACGGCACGTTTTCGTTCGGGTTGCTGACCGGGGGCGCTCTGGCCGCCGATGCTGCGGGCGGCGCGTCGAATGTGATCAGCGCCGGGCTGGCGTCGGGCAACGTCAACATCGACGCGATGCTGGAAGCGTTGCAGAGCAATGGTGTGCTTGAAGTGCTGGCCGAGCCGAACATCACGGCCATGACCGGGCAGACGGCGAGCTTTCTGGCGGGCGGCGAAGTGGCCGTGCCGGTGCCGGTCAACCGTGAAGTGGTCGGTATCGAATACAAACCCTATGGCGTATCGCTGCTGTTCAGCCCGACGCTGCTGCCCAACGGCAGAATCGCCCTGCAAGTACGTCCCGAAGTCAGCAGCTTGATGAGCACCACCACGCTGGACGTCAATGGCTATCAAGTGCCTTCGTTCCGCGTGCGCCGCGCCGACACGCGTGTGGAAGTCGGCAGCGGGCAGACATTCGCCATTGCCGGGCTGTTCCAGCGTGAAAGCAGTCAGGACATGGACAAGGTGCCGATGCTGGGCGACATGCCGATCCTCGGCAATCTGTTCCGTTCCAAGCGCTTTCAGCGCAATGAAACCGAGCTGGTGATTCTGATCACCCCGTATCTGGTCGAGCCGGTCAAAGAGCGGGTGGTGGCAACGCCACTGGACAAGCAGCGTGCAGCCAGCACCGCGTCGGCCGGCCCCCGCAGTGGCGGCGCATTCGGCTTCTACATGAACTGACAGGGAATGGCCATGAACCTTATTTCAACGATGCCACGCCTGCCGGTCCTGATGACATTATGTCTGCTGGCGGGCTGCAAAACCCACCTGGACCCGGTGAGTTATTCGCCGGATTACAGCGCCATCACACGCGCCGATGGCCGTGTGGAACTGGTGCCTCAGGCCTGCATACAGCCCGCTGCACAGGATGAGATTGGTGTAGGGGAAGATTTCCAGCCGCTGCTGCCACCGGGCTGTGCCAGCAACCTGATTCTGTTGCAGATGGTCGAACAGCGCGCTGACGTGATGCAGGGCCGCAGCACCGGGCCGGTCATGGCTGCGCCGGTCGGGCGCGCCGCGCAGGTCTATATCGATGGCTATGACCGCGAAGAGCTGCGTCGGCGTCAGGCCGAACAACAGGCCAACACCGATACCACGGAGGCGCGATGATCTCAGTGGCCGTCGATCAGCCCCAGTTCGCGAGCCTGTTCGGCACGGTCCGGAAGGGCTTTGACACGCCTTGCCTCGGCGATCAGCTTGCTGCGCTCGGCTTTGGGAATGTCATCGAAGGTCATGCCTTTGAGGTCTTTCTCTTTTCCGGCGAGCACCATGACCAACAACTGATTGCGTTGATGGCGGGGTTGCGCCAGCGGCGACTGGCTTACGCTGTCGATGGTCTCCAGTGCCTTTTTGTTGTCATCGCCCAGCGCATAGGCAAGGGCCAGATTACAGCGCGTGTCCAGATCGTTGGGCGCCAGGCGCAGGCTGGTTGTGAAGGCGCTCTGGGCCTGTTCGGCCTGGCCGCTGAGGATCTGCGCGATGCCCAGACGGTTCCAGGCCTGCGGTTGCTGCAGCGCCGTGGCGGCCTGGGTCAGTGCGATCACGGCGCGTTGCAGTTTGCCCTGTCGCAACTGCGCGGTGCCCAGCCCCAGCAGCGCTTCCGGATCATCAGCCTTGAGCTCCAGCGCTCGCTGATAGGCGCGCTCTGCACCGCGCGTGTCGTTGCTGGTGAGCAGCGCCGCGCCAAGTTTGCGCCACGACTCGACACCGGCTTCCGGTTGCTGCGTAGCGCGCTGGTAAAACGACGCAGCCGTGGTCGAATCGCCGCGTTTTTCCAGGTCGGCGGCCAGCTGCATGAAGCGTTCATAGCTGGCATCGGTCTTGGGCTGGGTCGCACACGCCGTCAAGGTCAGGCAGCCGAGCAACAACAACAACGTGGGGACGGAACGAGGTGGCATGGACAGGGCTCTTGTGAAAGGGGACGGAGCGAGGCGATTCAGCCGTCGACGGCCTTCGCAGGCGAGCGCCAGTTTATAGCCCCGGCGCTGAATTGCGACCGTTTTCTGAGTGCTGGCTTTGCAGGCATCGCAGGCCAGCGCTCGCTCCAGCGCAGCATCAGGCAAGGAGGGCGCCATGACCTGCTTTAAAGCTGAGTGGCGAGTATCGCAGCTGCTGTTACTGATACTGCTGTGTTCGTTGTCCGGTGCACTGAATGCAGCACCAGAGCACGAACCCGACTGGTTCGCCGAGCCTTATGCCTATGTGCTGGTGGACCAGGATATTCGCGGCGCGCTGACCGAATTCGCGCAGAACCTCGACCTGATTGTGGTGTTTTCCGAAAAGGTCCGCGGCAATGCCCGTGGCACGGTGCGCGGCGCAACGGCCGGAGAGTTTCTCGGCCGTCTGTGTGATGCCAATCAGTTGAGCTGGTACTTCGATGGCAACGTGCTGCACATCGCCGGCGCTGATGAAGTCGGCACCCGCACCTTCGATTTGCAAGGTCCGCGACTGGCAGAGTTGCAGGATTATCTGGCGCGCCTGGAGGTGTCCGGTCAGCCGATGTCCAGTCGCGTCAGCCCGGATAACGACAGCCTGTTCGTGTCCGGGCCGCCAGCGTACCTGGCGCAGATTCAGCAACACCTTGATCGTCAACCTGTCGCCGAGGCCGCACCCGTTGTGCGTGAACGCGGTGTGCGGGTGTTTCGTGGCGGTGTCGTCACTCAAGTCGCCACCGACCGTCAGTAAACCCCAAAAGGAGCACTACCCATGTCCGTAAACTCCGTAGATAGCAATGTCGACGTCAATGTTTCCAGTCAGGAATCGCGCTTCAACGCCGCCGTCGAGAACGCCGAACAGGCGTCCAGCGACAGTGAATTCAACGATGCCCTGATCACTCAGGCGGTCACCATCGGCGGGCAGTTCATCATCATGCCGCGCGCTCAGGAAATGCTGAACGAAGCCCAGTCTGACGACGACTCCGAATAGGTTCCGACCATGACCGTCAATCTAGCTGCGTCACCGGCGGCGGCAGCCTTGCCGACGCCGGGAGGAGGCGCGGGGCCGCAGGCTTCGCAGAACCTCTTCGAACACATGGCCGAGACGTCCAAAGGCATGCCGCAGGGGGCCAGCCCGCACCAGATCGGCAGCAACCTGATGGAACGTCTGGACGGCTTCATCGACCGCTCGCGGCAGTTTTCCGAGCGGGCCGACGCGCTGACCCAAGGCAACGCGCCGCAGGCGGCCAGTCAGGCACCGACACCTGCCACAACCGGTGGCCAGGCGACGAGCAAGGTCGGTGAGCCGCAGGTCGACCGTATCGTGCAGTCGTTGGGGCGGATGTTCGACTACTCCATCGAAACCCAGATGGTGGTGCGCGGGGCGACCCAGATATCCGGCTCTGCCAACACCCTTCTCAAAGGTCAATAAACCATGTCCAAACGCTGCCGTGTTCTGCGCCTGTTGATCGTGGCGACGCTTGCCAGTCTGTTGCAGGCCTGCGACATCGACCTCTACACCAACCTTGGCGAGCGTGAAGCCAATGCCATGCTGGCGGTGCTGCTGCGTGACGGCATACCGGCGTCGCGCAAGGTGCAGGACAACGGCCAGCTCAAGGTGATGGTCGACGAAAAGCGCTTCGCCCAGGCCATGGCGGCGCTGGATGATGCCGGCTTGCCGGGGCAGAGCTTCTCCAACATGGGCGAAGTCTTCAAGGGCAATGGTCTGGTGTCGTCGCCGGTGCAGGAACGTGCGCAGATGGTCTATGCACTGAGCGAAGAACTGTCACATACGGTTTCGCAGATTGACGGCATTCTGTCGGCGCGGGTGCATGTGGTGCTGCCTGACAATGATCTGCTCAAGCGCGTTATCTCGCCGTCTTCGGCCTCGGTGCTGGTCCGTTACGATCCACGCACCGACATCAACGTGCTGATACCGCAGATCAAAACCCTGGTTGCCAACGGTATTTCCGGGCTGGGTTACGACGGTGTTTCGGTGACGGCCATCAAGGCGGTCATCCCCGACAAGGCCAGCGCCCAGCCGCAACTGGCGAGCTTTTTCGGGCTGTGGATGCTTGAGGAAGACGTGCCCGCCGCACGCTGGCTGTTCGGCACGCTGTTGCTGATCGCGCTGGTGCCGGCCGGGTTACTGGGCCGTCAGCTCTGGCAACGTCGCCGGGTCGAAGGCGCCTACGTCCTGAGTGATGCTCCGTGAGCGCCGCGCTGACTGGCCAATGGCAGGCGCTGATCGAGCGTCCTCTGGCATTTGTTCGCGAGCACTGGCTGGCCGAGTGCCTCAAACGCGATCTCGATGCCGCCACACTGGCCGCACTGCGCGATTCGTCACGCTTCAGCGCACGTGTCGAGCAACTGCTGACCGGGCATTTCAAGCTGCAACCTCTTGTGCAACTGGCCCGGCCTGCGCAGGAAGATCTGGCGGTTCTGCTGTTGGCCGATAACGATTTTTCGCGCTTGCCACGCCTGTGCGGCGCAGTCTGGCATGCCGCCACGCTGAGTCGGGAAATCCGTGGCGATGTGGTCAGCGAATATCGCCAATTGCTGGGCGATGACGCGTTTTCGCTGGCGCTCGCGCAACGCCAGCTGGCCGGGGCCGCCAACCTGCTGCGCACGCCCGTCGAGCTGACGCAGGCTATCGACCGCGATGGCGCGGCCTGTTTGGCCGCCTGGCTGCATGCTCAGCCTGCGGAACTGCAAGCCTGGCTGCGCCTGCGCCTTGAGGTCGCAGAACCGCAGCAGGCGCACGATGAACGACAGGTAAACGTGGTACGTACCGTCGCTCGTCTGCTGACAGGGAGCGACGACCATGAGTGATCTGCCGACCCGACCTGCCTCACGCATACTGCGCGCTGCCGAGGCTGCTCAGTGGATCGACGGTTATGCCTTTGTCGAAGCCGCTCACCAGCAAGCCCGGTCGGTCCGCGAACACAGCGCGCAATGGCTCGAACAGGCCCGCGCCGAAGGTTTCGAACGCGCCCGCCAGGAGGGTGCCGAACAGGTGGCGACGCTGCTGGCGCAGACCCGCGCCGATGTTGATCGCTATCTGGCCGGGCTGGAAAGCTCGCTGGCTGAACTGGCGCTGGGGATTGCCCGTCAGGTACTCGGCGAGATGGATGATCGCGAGCGCCTGCTGCGCTGCACGGCAGAAGCACTTTCCGCGTTTCGTCAGGATCAGGCCCTGACGCTGTATGTGCCCCGCGCTGAAGTCGAAGGCCTGCGCCAGCATCTGGCGCAGGATGCGCCGCTGGCCCTGAAATCGTTGAGCATCGTAGGCGACGATCAGCTTGACGCCGGTCAGGCGCGGCTGGGCGGCCCGGCAGGCTCGGTTGAACTCGGGCTCGACGCGCAACTGGACAACCTGCGGCGTGCGCTGTTGCCACTGGCAGAAGGGGACACGCTTTGAATGAAGCCCTGATGGCGCTGCTGCCTGATCTGCAACAACGCGTACAACTCGCCCAGCCAAGACCGATGCGCGGCACCTTGCGCAGTATTCGCGGCGTGCTGTTGCGTGCCAGCGTCGCCGGGGTGCGGATCGGCGAGCTGTGTGTGTTGCGCGATCCCGGGAACGGGCGAGAGCTGTCGGCCGAGGTGATCGGTTTTGATGAGGATGATGCAATCCTGTCACCCATTGGCTCGATGGAAGGGCTGTCGACCCGTACCCAGATCATCGCCACTGGCCAGGCGCTGGGTGTGCAGGTTGGCGATGCCTTGCTGGGCCGGGTGATCAGCCCGATGGGCGAGTTTCTCGACGGGCCTGCGCCGGTCGCGGCCATCGGCTTGCAGCGCTACCCGCTGCATGCCGAGCCGCCAGCGCCGTTCAGTCGCCAGCGCATCGTCAAGCCGCTGTCGCTGGGCGTGCGGGCGATCGACAGCCTGCTGACCCTGGCGCAGGGGCAGCGCATGGGTATTTTTGGCGAGCCGGGGGTGGGCAAGTCTTCTCTGCTGGCCAGTATTGTGCGCAACAGCGACGCCGACGTGATCGTCATCGGGTTGATCGGCGAGCGTGGCCGGGAAGTGCGTGAGCTATTGGAAGGGCAACTGGATGCAATCGCGCGGGCGCGCACCGTTGCGGTGGTTGCCACCTCGGACCGGCCTGCCGCCGAACGCGTCAGGGCGGCGTATGTCGCGACTACGCTGGCCGAATACCATCGCGATCAGGGTCGCAATGTACTGCTTTTGATGGACAGCCTGACCCGCTTTGCCCGTGCCCAGCGCGAGATTGGCCTGGCAGTGGGTGAGCCGCCGACCCGACGGGGTTATCCGCCGTCGTTTTTCTCGGCCTTGCCGCGCCTGCTGGAGCGCGCCGGTCCGGGGCCTTCGGGCAGCATCACTGCGTTGTACACCGTGCTGACTGAAGGGGACGCAAGCATGGACCCGGTGGCCGAAGAAACCCGCTCGATCCTCGACGGGCACATCGTGTTGAGCGCCGAGCTGGCGCAGCGTGATCACTTCCCGGCCATCGACGTGCTGCGCAGCCGAAGCCGTCTGATGGACCACATTGCCACGCCTGAACATCGCCAGCTGGCTTCGCGGATGCGTGAGTTGATCGCCCGGCGTCAGGAGATCGAGCTGTTGATTCAGGTGGGCGAATACGCCGCTGGCAGCGACCCGGTTGCCGATGAAGCGATTGCCCGTCATGCGGCGATAGAGGCATTTCTGCGTCAGCCCGCCGCCGAGCAAGACAGCCTGGAACAGACGCTGACGCACATGCGCAAGGTGCTGACATGAGTGTGATTGTCAGTTCAGCGCGTGAACCCGGTCTCGATGCATTTACTGAGCGGATGCACTCCGCCATTGGAAAAGTCTTATGAAAACGGCTGACTTGCACAGTCTGCAGGCCCTGCGGGTACTGCGCGAACAACGCGCTGCGGCATGTCTTGCCGCTCAGCGCGAACGCTGTCGCGATGCCAATAGCGAGCTGGATCAGGCGCGTGAGGCGTTGCGTCTGCACCGTGAAAAACTCGTTCAGGAAGCCGAGCAAGCTTACGGCCGGTTCAGCGAGGGGCTGTCGGTCAGCGCCTGGCGGGCCACTCAGGAGCGCTTGCAGCAACTGGATGACGAGCGTGCCGCGTTGCAGGCCAACGCCGAGGCAGTGGCGGTGACGCTGGAGACCGAAGAGCAGGCTCGGGAGCGGCTCCGGCAGGCCCATATCGAGCAGCAACAGAAAACCAGAGCCTGGCAAAGCCTGGTAGAGCAGCGCGTGCGCAGCGATGCGCGCCTCGGCGAACAGCGCGATGAAGCCGATTTGCCAGCGTCTCCGCCCGGTGCGACTTCTTCGGCCGCATCCGGAAACGAGCCATGACAGTGTTTGCCGGCCCCATCCCTGCGGGCGACTCCCGCACCGATGGCCTCAGCGCGCGACTGGTGAAGTACGACGCCGACTCGCTGCCTCTGCATAACCGGCTGCACCGGCAGTTGGCGCCTTGGTCGATTGTGCTGGGCAAGCAGCCGGTGCAGGTGCTGTGGGCCAGCGGGGGCGGTGAGTGCCTGCAGCCGGTGCGTGTGGCAATCATGCTTGGCGCGAGTGAAATCGAGCTGGCGGTCCCGCTTCGACTGCTTGAATTGTCTGGGCTGGGTTGGCAGCCTGGCGCTGCGATCGAGACCCAGGCCGACGCCTTGCTGCTCGAACAGGCCTGGCTGAGCTGGATAGAACCCTTGGAAACGCTGCTGGGCGAATCGCTAATGGTGGTTCCGTGCTCGGCACGTGAGCTGCGCGGTGGCCTGAAAGTCGCGATTGAGGTGCGTCTCGTCGATTGCCCTGCGCAGGCGCTGGAAATGTACCTGCACGCTGACAGCGCCCGACGGGTAATCGAGCGGCTTGAGCAGCATGCTGTTGCGAAGCGCAACCCGCTGCAAGCGCTGCGTATCTCATTGAGTGTCGAAGCCGGTCAGGCCCCGTTGACCAGTGCCGAGCTGCGCAGCCTGCTGCCCGGCGACGTCGTGATGCTCGACACCCTGGCCGATGCGCACGTGCTGTTACGTCTGGGCCGTCACGGCCAGACCGTCGCCAGGCGTCAGGGTGACACCCTGATCTGGCAGGGAGCGTTACGCCCCGGCAGCCCCCAACTCCCTCCTTATACCTGCGACAGGAACGATCTGATGAGTGAAATGAGCACCGATGCCGATCTGGATGCCTCGCTGGACGAGTTGCCGCTGACCTTGGTCTGCCAGCTGGGCAGCGTGGAGCTGACGCTGGCGCAACTGCGCGAAATGGCCCCAGGCAGTCTGCTGCCGTTAACCAGCCTGGCGCATGACGAAGTGGACCTCATGGTCAACGGCCGCCGTATCGGTCGTGGCGAACTGGTGACCATCGGTGACGGTCTGGGCGTGCGTCTGCTCGGTTTCAGCGGCTCATGAACGGTTACCAGCCGAATCTGATCGAAATAATTCTGGTCGTCGCCACCATTGGGCTGATCCCGCTGGCGGTGGTGACCCTGACCGGTTTCATGAAGATATCCGTGGTGCTGTTTCTGATCCGCAATGCGTTGGGCGTGCAGCAGACGCCCCCGAATCTGGTGCTTTACGGCATCGCGCTGATCCTTTCGGTCTACGTCACCACGCCTCTGATCGGCGACATGTACCGGCAGGTTGAGGGCCGCGATCTGAGCCTGCAGAATGTTCAGCAACTGGAGGAACTGGGCAGTGCCTTGCGACCGCCGCTGCAGGCGCACCTGTCGAAGTTCGCCAACGAGAGCGAGCGGGGCTTTTTCGTCCAGGCTACCGAAACCATCTGGTCACCCGAAGCGCGTGCCGACCTGCGTGATGATGATCTGGTGGTGCTGATCCCTGCGTTTGTCAGTTCCGAGCTGACCCGGGCCTTCGAGATCGGCTTTTTGTTGTACATCCCGTTTCTGGTCGTCGATCTGCTGGTCTCCAACGTGCTGATGGCCATGGGCATGTCGATGGTCTCACCCACCTTGATTTCGATTCCGCTGAAGATTTTCCTGTTCGTGGCCCTCAGTGGCTGGTCACGCCTGATGCACGGCCTGATTCTAAGCTACGGGGGCTGAATCATGGGCCAGGACGTATTTCTCTCGTTGATGAATCAGGCGCTGATGACCGTGCTGCTGTTGTCTGCCCCGGCGCTGATCGTGGCGATTGTGGTGGGCTTGAGCGTGGGGCTGTTGCAGGCGCTGACCCAGATTCAGGACCAGACGCTGCCGCAGGTGGTCAAGCTGGTCGGCGTGCTGCTGGTGATCGTGTTCGTCGGCCCGTTGCTGGCGGGGCAGGTGGCCGAGCTGGGCAATCAGGTGTTGGACAACTTTCCACTGTGGACCCGTTGAGCTGTCATGGGTGCTGACCTGACCAATGCGTTCATCGAAGTCGCCTATCCGGTGATCAGCTCCGCGTCGCTGGCAGCGTCACGGGCCAT from Pseudomonas syringae includes:
- a CDS encoding type III secretion protein; amino-acid sequence: MTCFKAEWRVSQLLLLILLCSLSGALNAAPEHEPDWFAEPYAYVLVDQDIRGALTEFAQNLDLIVVFSEKVRGNARGTVRGATAGEFLGRLCDANQLSWYFDGNVLHIAGADEVGTRTFDLQGPRLAELQDYLARLEVSGQPMSSRVSPDNDSLFVSGPPAYLAQIQQHLDRQPVAEAAPVVRERGVRVFRGGVVTQVATDRQ
- the sctR gene encoding type III secretion system export apparatus subunit SctR; the protein is MNGYQPNLIEIILVVATIGLIPLAVVTLTGFMKISVVLFLIRNALGVQQTPPNLVLYGIALILSVYVTTPLIGDMYRQVEGRDLSLQNVQQLEELGSALRPPLQAHLSKFANESERGFFVQATETIWSPEARADLRDDDLVVLIPAFVSSELTRAFEIGFLLYIPFLVVDLLVSNVLMAMGMSMVSPTLISIPLKIFLFVALSGWSRLMHGLILSYGG
- a CDS encoding type II and III secretion system protein family protein yields the protein MTCSVNVIRLIFLALGALLIGSGASAEQIAKGAKGTVDLAIGEGRVLHFSAPVDSVMVAEPGIADLQVVSPGVIYVFGKTAGQTSLIALDSEGRETATLSLAVSSGTAAVTRPLKALHPQSQAKINASGSRVIASGSVQDVGEATDLNALLSTEGQNFQSTVNSATYAGSAQVNIRVRFAEVSRSELLRYGVNWNALFNNGTFSFGLLTGGALAADAAGGASNVISAGLASGNVNIDAMLEALQSNGVLEVLAEPNITAMTGQTASFLAGGEVAVPVPVNREVVGIEYKPYGVSLLFSPTLLPNGRIALQVRPEVSSLMSTTTLDVNGYQVPSFRVRRADTRVEVGSGQTFAIAGLFQRESSQDMDKVPMLGDMPILGNLFRSKRFQRNETELVILITPYLVEPVKERVVATPLDKQRAASTASAGPRSGGAFGFYMN
- the sctQ gene encoding type III secretion system cytoplasmic ring protein SctQ, translating into MTVFAGPIPAGDSRTDGLSARLVKYDADSLPLHNRLHRQLAPWSIVLGKQPVQVLWASGGGECLQPVRVAIMLGASEIELAVPLRLLELSGLGWQPGAAIETQADALLLEQAWLSWIEPLETLLGESLMVVPCSARELRGGLKVAIEVRLVDCPAQALEMYLHADSARRVIERLEQHAVAKRNPLQALRISLSVEAGQAPLTSAELRSLLPGDVVMLDTLADAHVLLRLGRHGQTVARRQGDTLIWQGALRPGSPQLPPYTCDRNDLMSEMSTDADLDASLDELPLTLVCQLGSVELTLAQLREMAPGSLLPLTSLAHDEVDLMVNGRRIGRGELVTIGDGLGVRLLGFSGS
- a CDS encoding FliI/YscN family ATPase; protein product: MNEALMALLPDLQQRVQLAQPRPMRGTLRSIRGVLLRASVAGVRIGELCVLRDPGNGRELSAEVIGFDEDDAILSPIGSMEGLSTRTQIIATGQALGVQVGDALLGRVISPMGEFLDGPAPVAAIGLQRYPLHAEPPAPFSRQRIVKPLSLGVRAIDSLLTLAQGQRMGIFGEPGVGKSSLLASIVRNSDADVIVIGLIGERGREVRELLEGQLDAIARARTVAVVATSDRPAAERVRAAYVATTLAEYHRDQGRNVLLLMDSLTRFARAQREIGLAVGEPPTRRGYPPSFFSALPRLLERAGPGPSGSITALYTVLTEGDASMDPVAEETRSILDGHIVLSAELAQRDHFPAIDVLRSRSRLMDHIATPEHRQLASRMRELIARRQEIELLIQVGEYAAGSDPVADEAIARHAAIEAFLRQPAAEQDSLEQTLTHMRKVLT
- the sctS gene encoding type III secretion system export apparatus subunit SctS, which translates into the protein MGQDVFLSLMNQALMTVLLLSAPALIVAIVVGLSVGLLQALTQIQDQTLPQVVKLVGVLLVIVFVGPLLAGQVAELGNQVLDNFPLWTR
- a CDS encoding FliH/SctL family protein, with the translated sequence MSDLPTRPASRILRAAEAAQWIDGYAFVEAAHQQARSVREHSAQWLEQARAEGFERARQEGAEQVATLLAQTRADVDRYLAGLESSLAELALGIARQVLGEMDDRERLLRCTAEALSAFRQDQALTLYVPRAEVEGLRQHLAQDAPLALKSLSIVGDDQLDAGQARLGGPAGSVELGLDAQLDNLRRALLPLAEGDTL
- a CDS encoding type III secretion protein gives rise to the protein MSAALTGQWQALIERPLAFVREHWLAECLKRDLDAATLAALRDSSRFSARVEQLLTGHFKLQPLVQLARPAQEDLAVLLLADNDFSRLPRLCGAVWHAATLSREIRGDVVSEYRQLLGDDAFSLALAQRQLAGAANLLRTPVELTQAIDRDGAACLAAWLHAQPAELQAWLRLRLEVAEPQQAHDERQVNVVRTVARLLTGSDDHE
- a CDS encoding tetratricopeptide repeat protein, which translates into the protein MPPRSVPTLLLLLGCLTLTACATQPKTDASYERFMQLAADLEKRGDSTTAASFYQRATQQPEAGVESWRKLGAALLTSNDTRGAERAYQRALELKADDPEALLGLGTAQLRQGKLQRAVIALTQAATALQQPQAWNRLGIAQILSGQAEQAQSAFTTSLRLAPNDLDTRCNLALAYALGDDNKKALETIDSVSQSPLAQPRHQRNQLLVMVLAGKEKDLKGMTFDDIPKAERSKLIAEARRVKALPDRAEQARELGLIDGH
- the sctJ gene encoding type III secretion system inner membrane ring lipoprotein SctJ, which translates into the protein MSKRCRVLRLLIVATLASLLQACDIDLYTNLGEREANAMLAVLLRDGIPASRKVQDNGQLKVMVDEKRFAQAMAALDDAGLPGQSFSNMGEVFKGNGLVSSPVQERAQMVYALSEELSHTVSQIDGILSARVHVVLPDNDLLKRVISPSSASVLVRYDPRTDINVLIPQIKTLVANGISGLGYDGVSVTAIKAVIPDKASAQPQLASFFGLWMLEEDVPAARWLFGTLLLIALVPAGLLGRQLWQRRRVEGAYVLSDAP